The Brachyhypopomus gauderio isolate BG-103 chromosome 17, BGAUD_0.2, whole genome shotgun sequence genome includes a window with the following:
- the klhl28 gene encoding kelch-like protein 28 yields the protein MDQQAQSYMLASLTRPHSEQLLQGLQLLRQQRELCDIVLRVGDAKIHAHKVVLASISPYFKAMFTGNLSEKETSEVEFQCIDETALQAIVEYAYTGTVFISQETVESLLPAANLLQVKLVLKECCSFLERQLDAGNCIGISRFAEMYGCHDLCLAATKFICRNFEEVCQTEEFFELTREELDEIVSNDCLNVVTEETVFYALESWVKYDVTERQQYLAQLLHCVRLPLLSVKFLTRLYEANHLVRDDHACKHLLNEALKYHFMPEHRLSYQTVLSTRPRCAPKVLLAVGGKAGLFATLESTEMYFPQTDSWIGLAPLSVPRCEFGVAVLDQKVYVVGGIATHMRQGISYRRHESTVERWDPDSNTWTSVERMAECRSTLGVVVLAGELYALGGYDGQYYLQSVEKYVPKLKEWQPVAPMTKSRSCFATAVLDGMVYAIGGYGPAHMNSVERYDPSKDAWEMVAAMANKRINFGVGVMLGFIFVVGGHNGVSHLSSIERFDPHQNQWTACRPMNEPRTGVGSAVVDNYLYVVGGHSGSSYLNTVQRYNPISDSWLDSSGMMYCRCNFGLTAL from the exons ATGGACCAGCAGGCCCAGTCCTACATGCTTGCCAGTCTGACGCGGCCTCACTCCGAGCAGCTGCTGCAAGGCCTCCAGCTGTTGCGGCAGCAGCGTGAGCTGTGTGACATTGTGCTGCGGGTGGGCGACGCCAAGATCCATGCCCACAAAGTGGTGCTGGCCAGCATCAGCCCCTACTTCAAGGCCATGTTCACAGGCAACCTGTCAGAGAAGGAGACCTCAGAAGTGGAGTTCCAGTGCATCGACGAAACGGCACTACAG GCCATTGTGGAATATGCCTACACAGGAACAGTTTTCATCTCACAAGAAACAGTGGAGTCTCTTCTTCCAGCTGCCAACCTCCTCCAGGTCAAACTGGTGCTGAAGGAGTGCTGCAGCTTCCTGGAGAGGCAGCTGGACGCCGGGAACTGCATTGGCATCTCCCGATTTGCCGAGATGTACGGCTGCCACGACCTCTGCCTGGCTGCCACCAAGTTTATCTGTCGGAACTTTGAGGAGGTTTGTCAAACAGAGGAGTTCTTTGAGCTGACCAGGGAGGAGCTGGATGAGATCGTGTCCAACGACTGCCTTAACGTGGTCACGGAGGAGACGGTCTTCTATGCTCTGGAGTCGTGGGTTAAGTATGACGTGACGGAGAGGCAGCAGTACCTCGCTCAGCTGCTGCACTGTGTGCGCCTGCCGCTTCTCAGCGTGAAGTTTCTGACCCGCCTCTACGAGGCAAACCACCTCGTCCGGGATGACCATGCCTGTAAGCACCTTCTCAACGAGGCCCTGAAATACCACTTCATGCCTGAACACCGACTCTCCTACCAGACGGTGCTGTCCACTAGGCCACGCTGTGCACCCAAGGTCCTACTTGCAGTGGGGGGCAAGGCTGGACTCTTTGCCACTTTGGAAAG TACCGAGATGTACTTCCCCCAGACAGACTCGTGGATTGGGCTGGCTCCACTCAGCGTGCCCCGCTGTGAGTTTGGAGTAGCTGTTCTGGACCAGAAGGTGTACGTGGTGGGCGGCATCGCCACACACATGCGGCAAGGCATCAGCTACCGGCGGCATGAGAGCACCGTGGAGAGGTGGGATCCAGACAGCAACACCTGGACCTCAGTGGAGCGGATGGCGGAGTGCAGAAGCACCCTAGGGGTCGTGGTGTTGGCCGGCGAGCTTTATGCGCTCGGGGGCTATGACGGCCAGTACTACCTCCAGTCCGTGGAGAAGTATGTGCCTAAGCTAAAAGAGTGGCAGCCAGTGGCACCTATGACCAAATCGCGCAGTTGCTTTGCCACTGCTGTGCTGGATGGTATGGTTTATGCCATCGGAGGTTATGGACCGGCCCATATGAACAG TGTGGAGCGCTATGACCCCAGCAAAGATGCCTGGGAAATGGTAGCAGCCATGGCCAACAAAAGGATCAACTTTGGAGTGGGAGTCATGTTGGGGTTTATATTCGTGGTTGGTGGACACAATGGTGTATCACATTTGTCCAGCATCGAAAGATTTGACCCCCACCAGAACCAGTGGACAGCATGTCGACCCATGAACGAACCTCGCACAG GGGTCGGCTCTGCTGTAGTGGACAACTACCTCTATGTGGTGGGTGGTCATTCGGGGTCTTCATACCTGAACACAGTGCAGCGCTATAACCCCATCTCGGACAGCTGGCTGGACTCAAGCGGAATGATGTACTGCCGCTGTAACTTTGGCCTCACTGCTCTTTGA